The following coding sequences are from one Anabas testudineus chromosome 16, fAnaTes1.2, whole genome shotgun sequence window:
- the si:ch1073-284b18.2 gene encoding protein lin-28 homolog A: MAEGVCKTEEDEGPSTEEDSQSFHGVGVCKWFNVRMGFGFLSMTNREGVPLDEPVDVFVHQSKLHMEGFRSLKEGEAVEFTFKKSSKGLESQRVTGPGGIHCVGSERRPKGKKVQKRRSKGDRCYNCGGLDHHAKECKLPPQPKKCHFCQSIDHMVANCPIKAQQSSPGSQGKPSSVKGDEEEHSHSALPPKTSD; the protein is encoded by the exons GAGTGTGTAAGACCGAGGAGGATGAGGGACCGAGTACCGAGGAGGATTCACAGTCTTTCCACGGGGTCGGAGTGTGTAAATGGTTCAACGTCCGCATGGGTTTCGGGTTCCTGTCCATGACCAACCGGGAGGGAGTGCCACTGGACGAGCCGGTTGATGTATTCGTCCACCAG AGTAAGCTGCACATGGAAGGCTTCCGCAGCCTGAAGGAGGGTGAGGCAGTCGAGTTTACCTTCAAGAAGTCCTCAAAGGGCCTGGAGTCACAGCGAGTTACAGGACCTGGTGGCATCCACTGTGTGGGCAGTGAGAGGAGACCCAAAGGCAAAAAAGTTCAGAAGCGACGTTCAAAGGGAGACAG GTGCTACAACTGTGGAGGTCTAGACCATCACGCCAAAGAGTGCAAGTTGCCACCCCAACCCAAGAAGTGCCATTTCTGCCAGAGCATCGACCACATGGTTGCCAACTGCCCAATCAAAGCACAACAGTCCTCACCAGGTTCTCAGGGAAAACCATCTTCTGTGAAAGGAGACGAGGAGGAGCACAGCCACTCTGCACTCCCCCCGAAGACGTCTGATTAA
- the mecr gene encoding enoyl-[acyl-carrier-protein] reductase, mitochondrial isoform X1: MIKCVINRVRYERKHQFLFSLQKLQSTVDMVLACSTGLMLLSSRGAAGYKYNPTWPYGQRTASETQGSNETYCGVEVVFVYFEVNSRYTMWLPLHTVCLRGQTACRRSFVGALLKLSGHRDHANVCHLSHSAGLSAQTCKALLYRKHGDPCQVVHCVVALCIAVSSVLPPGRRRANDAHWLEDVTLPSIGAKDVLVKMLAAPINPSDINMIQGTYAILPDLPAVGGNEGVAQVIEVGSQVKFLKTGDWVIPRDAGLGTWRTEAVLAEDDLIAVPNDISLLSAATLGVNPCTAFRMLSDFEDLKPGDSVIQNAANSGVGQAVIQIAAARGINTINVIRDRPEFTQLCERLKVIGASHVIKEETLRRPEIKELFKTCPKPKLALNGVGGKSATELLRHLKVGGSMVTYGGMAKQPVTVPVSALIFKDVKVRGFWVTQWKRDHSHDGTAFRTMLDELCSLIQQGKLTAPVCAQVGFQDYNRALESALQPFTSAKQVLIM, encoded by the exons ATGATTAAATGTGTTATAAACAGAGTGAGATACgaaagaaaacatcagttcCTGTTTTCACTACAGAAACTGCAAAGTACCGTTGACATGGTTCTAGCTTGTAGCACTGGGTTAATGCTTTTATCCAGCAGGGGCGCTGCTGGATACAAGTACAATCCAACATGGCCGTATGGACAGAGGACTGCTAGCGAAACACAAGGTTCAAATGAGACATATTGCGGCGTAGAGgtggtgtttgtgtattttgaaGTGAATTCCCGTTACACGATGTGGCTGCCGCTCCACACAGTTTGTTTAAGAGGCCAGACAGCCTGCAGAAGAAGCTTCGTCGGGGCTCTTTTAAAACTGTCGGGCCACAGGGATCATGCTAACGTCTGTCACCTCAGCCATTCAGCCGGACTTTCTGCTCAAACATGCAAGGCACTTCTGTACAGAAAACACGGAGACCCCTGTCAAGTTGTTCA CTGTGTTGTGGCGCTCTGTATCGCAGTGAGCTCAGTACTGCCCCCTGGACGTCGGAGGGCGAACGACGCGCACTG GTTGGAGGATGTAACTCTGCCCTCTATAGGTGCAAAGGATGTCCTGGTGAAAATGCTGGCAGCACCAATCAACCCATCTGACATTAACATGATTCAAG gtACTTATGCGATCTTGCCTGACCTCCCAGCTGTTGGAGGCAACGAGGGGGTAGCACAGGTGATAGAGGTGGGCAGCCAGGTTAAGTTTCTTAAAACTGGAGACTGGGTCATCCCGAGAGATGCTGGTCTAG GGACATGGAGGACAGAGGCAGTCCTAGCTGAGGACGATCTGATCGCAGTACCAAATGATATTTCATTGTTGTCTGCTGCCACACTGGGAGTGAACCCCTGCACTGCCTTCAGGATGCTCTCAGACTTTGAAGATCTTAAGCCTG GTGATTCAGTGATTCAGAATGCAGCCAACAGTGGAGTTGGGCAGGCTGTTATACAGATCGCTGCTGCGAGGGGAATAAACACTATCAACGTTATCAGAGACAG GCCTGAGTTCACACAGCTTTGCGAAAGGCTGAAAGTCATTGGAGCAAGTCATGTCATTAAAGAAGAGACACTGAGGCGGCCTGAGATTAAGGAACTGTTCAAG acttGTCCAAAGCCTAAACTAGCATTAAATGGAGTTGGAGGCAAGAGTGCAACAGAACTTCTCCGTCATCTAAA GGTTGGAGGATCCATGGTGACATATGGTGGGATGGCCAAACAGCCAGTTACTGTCCCTGTG AGTGCtcttatttttaaagatgtgaaGGTTCGGGGATTTTGGGTCACACAGTGGAAGAGAGATCATTCACATG ATGGAACAGCATTCAGAACCATGCTGGATGAACTGTGCTCCCTCATCCAGCAGGGAAAGCTGACAGCTCCTGTTTGTGCTCAGGTGGGATTCCAAGACTACAACAGAGCACTGGAGTCGGCTTTGCAGCCTTTCACCTCTGCTAAACAGGTTCTGATTATGTGA
- the mecr gene encoding enoyl-[acyl-carrier-protein] reductase, mitochondrial isoform X2, with amino-acid sequence MIKCVINRVRYERKHQFLFSLQKLQSTVDMVLACSTGLMLLSSRGAAGYKYNPTWPYGQRTASETQGSNETYCGVEVVFVYFEVNSRYTMWLPLHTVCLRGQTACRRSFVGALLKLSGHRDHANVCHLSHSAGLSAQTCKALLYRKHGDPCQVVQLEDVTLPSIGAKDVLVKMLAAPINPSDINMIQGTYAILPDLPAVGGNEGVAQVIEVGSQVKFLKTGDWVIPRDAGLGTWRTEAVLAEDDLIAVPNDISLLSAATLGVNPCTAFRMLSDFEDLKPGDSVIQNAANSGVGQAVIQIAAARGINTINVIRDRPEFTQLCERLKVIGASHVIKEETLRRPEIKELFKTCPKPKLALNGVGGKSATELLRHLKVGGSMVTYGGMAKQPVTVPVSALIFKDVKVRGFWVTQWKRDHSHDGTAFRTMLDELCSLIQQGKLTAPVCAQVGFQDYNRALESALQPFTSAKQVLIM; translated from the exons ATGATTAAATGTGTTATAAACAGAGTGAGATACgaaagaaaacatcagttcCTGTTTTCACTACAGAAACTGCAAAGTACCGTTGACATGGTTCTAGCTTGTAGCACTGGGTTAATGCTTTTATCCAGCAGGGGCGCTGCTGGATACAAGTACAATCCAACATGGCCGTATGGACAGAGGACTGCTAGCGAAACACAAGGTTCAAATGAGACATATTGCGGCGTAGAGgtggtgtttgtgtattttgaaGTGAATTCCCGTTACACGATGTGGCTGCCGCTCCACACAGTTTGTTTAAGAGGCCAGACAGCCTGCAGAAGAAGCTTCGTCGGGGCTCTTTTAAAACTGTCGGGCCACAGGGATCATGCTAACGTCTGTCACCTCAGCCATTCAGCCGGACTTTCTGCTCAAACATGCAAGGCACTTCTGTACAGAAAACACGGAGACCCCTGTCAAGTTGTTCA GTTGGAGGATGTAACTCTGCCCTCTATAGGTGCAAAGGATGTCCTGGTGAAAATGCTGGCAGCACCAATCAACCCATCTGACATTAACATGATTCAAG gtACTTATGCGATCTTGCCTGACCTCCCAGCTGTTGGAGGCAACGAGGGGGTAGCACAGGTGATAGAGGTGGGCAGCCAGGTTAAGTTTCTTAAAACTGGAGACTGGGTCATCCCGAGAGATGCTGGTCTAG GGACATGGAGGACAGAGGCAGTCCTAGCTGAGGACGATCTGATCGCAGTACCAAATGATATTTCATTGTTGTCTGCTGCCACACTGGGAGTGAACCCCTGCACTGCCTTCAGGATGCTCTCAGACTTTGAAGATCTTAAGCCTG GTGATTCAGTGATTCAGAATGCAGCCAACAGTGGAGTTGGGCAGGCTGTTATACAGATCGCTGCTGCGAGGGGAATAAACACTATCAACGTTATCAGAGACAG GCCTGAGTTCACACAGCTTTGCGAAAGGCTGAAAGTCATTGGAGCAAGTCATGTCATTAAAGAAGAGACACTGAGGCGGCCTGAGATTAAGGAACTGTTCAAG acttGTCCAAAGCCTAAACTAGCATTAAATGGAGTTGGAGGCAAGAGTGCAACAGAACTTCTCCGTCATCTAAA GGTTGGAGGATCCATGGTGACATATGGTGGGATGGCCAAACAGCCAGTTACTGTCCCTGTG AGTGCtcttatttttaaagatgtgaaGGTTCGGGGATTTTGGGTCACACAGTGGAAGAGAGATCATTCACATG ATGGAACAGCATTCAGAACCATGCTGGATGAACTGTGCTCCCTCATCCAGCAGGGAAAGCTGACAGCTCCTGTTTGTGCTCAGGTGGGATTCCAAGACTACAACAGAGCACTGGAGTCGGCTTTGCAGCCTTTCACCTCTGCTAAACAGGTTCTGATTATGTGA
- the smpdl3b gene encoding acid sphingomyelinase-like phosphodiesterase 3b yields the protein MSAVKLLLSFMFFRELLALSGNFWHITDLHLDPTYKLADNPEQVCASSGSRPAANAGTFGDYACDSPWHLINSSVYAMKEILPNPDFIVWTGDDTPHVSDEELGEEAVLHIISNLTNVIKQVFPNTKVYSALGNHDYHPKSQLPVGPSNIYNKITEMWQPWLDPESQKTFKQGGYYTEKLLNRTGYRAVILNTNLYYDQNKLNLDLDDPAGQFSWADKVLTEAATNKEKVYIIGHVPPGFFEKKRSKPWFTSKFNERYLELIQKHHSVIHGQFFGHHHTDSFRMFYNSEGSPISAMFLTPGVTPWKTTLPGVIDGANNPGIRVFEYDPQTLLVKDVVTYYLNLTRANAIRGRWEKEYRLSESFRVPDASPASMHQVLERIANSHCYLQKYYDFNSVSYDLTECNGDCRVDHVCAAREVDFDRYEHCVEKEGAVAIYGGLLLSVFSVALSLVLVNR from the exons ATGTCCGCAGTAAAGCTGCTCCtatcttttatgtttttcagaGAACTTCTTGCGTTGTCAG GAAACTTCTGGCACATCACGGATCTGCACTTGGATCCTACATACAAACTGGCTGATAACCCTGAACAAGTGTGCGCTTCAAGTGGTTCACGACCTGCAGCCAACGCAGGGACATTTGGAGACTATGCCTGTGACTCTCCATGGCATCTTATCAACTCCTCTGTGTACGCCATGAAGGAAATTCTACCAAACCCAGACTTCATCGTATGGACTGG AGATGACACACCACATGTATCTGATGAGGAACTGGGGGAAGAGGCAGTGCTCCACATAATCAGCAACCTCACTAACGTTATAAAACAGGTCTTCCCTA ACACTAAAGTGTACTCTGCCCTGGGCAACCATGACTACCACCCTAAGAGCCAGCTTCCTGTAGGTCCAAGCAACatttataacaaaataacagaaatgtggCAGCCCTGGTTGGATCCAGAATcccagaaaacatttaaacaag GTGGAtattacacagaaaaactgctGAATCGAACAGGTTACAGGGCAGTGATCCTAAACACGAACTTATACTATGACCAGAACAAGCTGAATCTGGACTTGGATGACCCAGCAGGCCAGTTTAGTTGGGCGGACAAGGTTCTTACGGAGGCGGCCACCAACAAAGAAAAG GTGTACATCATTGGCCATGTTCCTCCAGGTTTCTTTGAAAAGAAGAGGAGTAAACCATGGTTCACTTCGAAGTTCAACGAACGGTACTTGGAGTTAATTCAGAAGCATCATTCTGTCATACATGGACAGTTCTTTGGGCATCATCATACAGACAGTTTCCGCATGTTCTACAACTCAGAAG GCTCTCCTATCAGTGCAATGTTCCTTACGCCGGGGGTCACACCATGGAAGACAACACTTCCTGGAGTCATAGATGGAGCAAACAACCCTGGCATTCGTGTTTTTGAGTATGACCCCCAAACACTTCTGGTCAAA gATGTGGTGACCTATTATCTGAACCTGACTCGCGCTAATGCGATCCGTGGACGCTGGGAGAAGGAGTACCGCCTCTCAGAGAGTTTCAGGGTACCAGACGCCTCCCCTGCCTCCATGCACCAGGTCCTGGAGCGCATCGCTAATAGCCACTGCTACCTACAGAAGTATTATGACTTCAACTCTGTCAGCTATGACCTGACAGAGTGTAATGGTGATTGCCGTGTTGACCACGTGTGTGCAGCCAGAGAGGTAGACTTTGACAGGTATGAACACTGTGTTGAAAAGGAAGGAGCAGTTGCCATTTATGGAGGGCTGCTGCTCTCAGTCTTCTCTGTGGCTTTAAGTCTCGTGTTGGTCAATCGGTAA